A section of the Spirosoma pollinicola genome encodes:
- the lhgO gene encoding L-2-hydroxyglutarate oxidase, whose protein sequence is MTDVVIIGGGIVGLATALQVKQQRPNLTVILIEKEPAVARHQTGHNSGVIHSGLYYKPGSLKATNCIKGYHMLIDFCDAEGIPYDLCGKIVVATKQEELSQLETLYQRGLQNGLGGLKKLSVAEMREIEPHVTGVAAMFVPQTGIIDYKQVSDKYAQKFLALGGEIRFNERVEQVTPGTSLSIVVTNMNRYETKLVVNCAGLYSDKIAQLTQREPVDVRIVPFRGEYFKIRPEKEYLVKNLIYPVPDPNFPFLGVHFTRMVHGGVEAGPNAVLAFQREGYKKSDINLKELYETLSWPGFQKVAAKYWETGLGEMYRSFSKAAFTKALQGLIPEVQEDDLEPGGAGVRAQACDRTGGLLDDFAILESDKAINVVNAPSPAATSSLSIGQTVSVKVLARF, encoded by the coding sequence ATGACAGACGTAGTAATTATTGGCGGAGGCATCGTAGGCTTGGCCACCGCGTTACAGGTAAAGCAGCAACGGCCGAATCTGACCGTCATTTTGATTGAAAAGGAACCGGCAGTAGCCCGCCACCAAACCGGCCATAACAGCGGAGTTATTCACTCCGGCTTATACTACAAACCCGGTAGCCTTAAAGCGACCAACTGCATCAAGGGCTACCATATGCTGATCGACTTCTGCGATGCCGAGGGGATACCCTATGACCTTTGCGGGAAAATCGTTGTGGCCACCAAACAGGAAGAGTTATCACAACTGGAAACCCTCTACCAACGGGGTCTGCAAAATGGTCTCGGTGGACTGAAGAAGCTCTCGGTGGCCGAAATGCGCGAAATTGAGCCACACGTTACGGGCGTTGCAGCTATGTTCGTGCCGCAAACGGGCATAATTGATTATAAGCAAGTATCCGATAAGTACGCTCAAAAGTTTTTGGCACTAGGTGGCGAAATCCGGTTTAACGAACGCGTAGAGCAGGTGACGCCGGGTACGAGTCTGAGCATTGTTGTAACGAATATGAACCGTTACGAAACCAAATTGGTCGTCAACTGTGCGGGCTTGTACTCCGATAAAATTGCCCAATTGACCCAGCGCGAGCCAGTTGATGTGCGTATTGTACCGTTCCGGGGGGAGTATTTCAAGATTCGGCCGGAGAAAGAATATCTGGTAAAAAACCTGATTTACCCCGTTCCCGATCCGAACTTCCCGTTCCTGGGTGTTCACTTTACGCGGATGGTTCATGGGGGAGTGGAGGCCGGTCCAAATGCAGTACTGGCGTTCCAGCGCGAAGGATATAAGAAGTCTGACATAAATCTGAAGGAATTATACGAAACGCTTTCGTGGCCGGGTTTTCAGAAAGTAGCGGCTAAGTACTGGGAAACAGGCCTGGGCGAAATGTATCGTTCGTTTTCTAAAGCAGCTTTTACAAAAGCGTTGCAGGGTTTGATTCCGGAAGTTCAGGAGGACGATCTGGAGCCGGGGGGCGCGGGTGTTCGGGCGCAGGCCTGTGATCGAACGGGAGGTTTGCTCGATGATTTTGCCATTCTGGAAAGCGACAAAGCCATAAATGTGGTCAATGCGCCATCACCAGCCGCTACGTCATCATTGTCAATTGGGCAAACTGTGTCTGTGAAAGTATTGGCCCGCTTTTAA
- a CDS encoding Dps family protein, which produces MKAINQTEVLDTPSDLKDKGIQKVAGAVNGLVADAFALYIKTKNFHWHMSGRHFRDYHLLLDEQAEQIFATIDPLAERVRKLGENTIRSVAHIAQLQRVKDNDEDFVAPKDMLVDLLNENKKMAKAMRDAHKVADDAEDVATASLLEVYIDETERRTWFLFETTRELN; this is translated from the coding sequence ATGAAAGCTATAAATCAAACGGAAGTATTAGATACCCCATCTGATCTTAAAGACAAGGGCATACAAAAGGTTGCTGGGGCTGTTAACGGTCTGGTAGCCGACGCGTTTGCGCTCTATATCAAAACGAAAAATTTCCACTGGCATATGTCAGGCCGTCATTTCCGCGACTATCATTTGCTGCTGGATGAACAGGCCGAACAGATCTTCGCCACGATTGACCCACTGGCTGAACGCGTTCGGAAACTGGGCGAAAACACCATTCGGTCGGTAGCGCACATCGCGCAACTGCAACGGGTGAAGGACAATGATGAAGATTTCGTTGCACCGAAAGATATGCTGGTCGACCTTTTGAACGAAAACAAGAAGATGGCGAAAGCTATGCGCGACGCTCACAAGGTTGCTGACGATGCCGAAGATGTAGCCACCGCCAGCTTACTCGAAGTATATATTGACGAAACGGAACGCCGTACCTGGTTCCTGTTCGAAACGACACGGGAGTTGAATTAA
- a CDS encoding nucleotidyltransferase domain-containing protein, whose product MTDEQFLQEVKKQVCEIDPQAEVWLFGSRARGDARADSDWDFFVLTDKSINWTYKRQLRDHLYDVGFDNNYVISTVIQSKRDAPFLIVTDLYQNVMDEGKRL is encoded by the coding sequence ATGACCGACGAACAATTTCTACAGGAAGTCAAAAAGCAAGTGTGCGAAATTGATCCTCAAGCCGAAGTATGGCTATTTGGGTCGAGGGCGCGGGGAGATGCACGCGCGGATTCGGACTGGGATTTTTTTGTGTTGACCGATAAGTCTATTAATTGGACCTACAAACGTCAGCTACGAGATCACTTATATGACGTTGGATTTGACAATAATTACGTCATTAGCACTGTCATTCAGTCAAAAAGAGATGCCCCCTTTCTAATAGTAACAGACTTATATCAGAATGTAATGGACGAAGGGAAAAGGTTATGA
- a CDS encoding anthranilate phosphoribosyltransferase: MVLDVPATSTPLGRGIKHIGIGKYGSKPLTPELLAECRVALADPMSHPLQRGAFLGALLAKGPTPEERTLEDVIGKGAFSHPTFLINKICPDLPEGMLHIATKLVRGANLQVAEAEQLGDYLFSDGLCETFRGLAASIMRVRHETNEEYQGLMRAAERTFSPGFGPMSCADRPLVQIAEPFDGVENSYLITPLLAQFFQKRGYGAISMVGRSGGPKFTLNTLDLYMNLGCRFLQSNHEFDTLQASYGWVLDQKALSPALNRWVERRHIIIKRPFLATLEKVLNPCHAQILVTSVFHITYQMKMAELAMMAGYDAVIVLKRGLEGSLAPSTSRATGILCAVRTPKGHLFFQHFEGDAPAFAAFRTETEPEYEQPQALDNARLIRQFMTDGKTGNDDFDNRVRFAYALYGRGLDWVEGQLR; the protein is encoded by the coding sequence ATGGTTCTGGACGTACCGGCCACCAGTACCCCGCTTGGGCGTGGTATCAAACATATTGGCATTGGTAAGTATGGCAGCAAGCCACTCACCCCCGAACTACTCGCTGAGTGCCGTGTTGCGCTCGCCGATCCAATGTCGCACCCCTTGCAGCGCGGAGCCTTTTTAGGCGCGTTGCTGGCCAAAGGGCCAACACCGGAAGAACGAACGCTGGAAGATGTCATTGGCAAAGGAGCGTTCTCACACCCGACTTTTCTGATCAATAAAATCTGCCCCGATTTGCCGGAAGGGATGCTTCATATTGCTACCAAGCTGGTGCGGGGTGCCAACTTACAGGTGGCCGAAGCCGAACAACTGGGCGATTATCTGTTTAGTGACGGCTTATGCGAAACGTTTCGGGGGCTCGCGGCCAGTATTATGCGCGTGAGGCATGAAACCAATGAGGAATATCAGGGCCTGATGCGCGCTGCCGAACGGACATTTTCGCCCGGTTTCGGCCCCATGAGCTGCGCTGACCGCCCGTTGGTGCAAATCGCGGAACCCTTCGATGGGGTCGAGAATAGTTATCTCATTACGCCATTGCTGGCGCAGTTTTTTCAGAAACGGGGCTATGGTGCCATCTCTATGGTTGGACGGTCGGGTGGGCCAAAATTTACGCTCAACACGCTTGACTTGTACATGAATTTGGGCTGTCGGTTTTTGCAAAGCAATCATGAATTCGACACGCTCCAGGCATCCTATGGTTGGGTTCTCGATCAAAAAGCTTTGTCGCCTGCGCTGAATCGGTGGGTAGAACGTCGCCATATTATCATCAAACGCCCCTTTCTGGCAACACTCGAAAAGGTCTTGAATCCCTGCCACGCTCAAATTCTGGTTACGTCGGTGTTTCATATTACTTACCAGATGAAAATGGCCGAACTGGCCATGATGGCTGGATATGATGCCGTTATTGTGTTAAAACGTGGTCTGGAAGGTAGTTTAGCTCCATCAACAAGCCGGGCAACGGGTATTTTGTGCGCTGTTCGGACGCCAAAAGGCCATCTATTTTTTCAACATTTTGAGGGCGATGCGCCAGCGTTTGCCGCCTTTCGTACCGAAACCGAGCCCGAGTATGAGCAACCACAGGCCCTCGACAACGCCCGACTCATTCGGCAGTTCATGACCGATGGTAAAACAGGGAATGACGACTTCGATAATCGGGTTCGTTTTGCCTATGCGCTTTATGGTCGGGGGCTTGATTGGGTAGAGGGTCAGTTACGCTAA
- a CDS encoding aspartate kinase translates to MHVWKFGGTSVGKPERMHSIRTLITSDDTRKIVVLSALSGTTNALLAIGESLKANNDADANAKIDTLKAHYDSFLDELYKTTDGKAAGQKIVDSEFSFIRSLTGVKPFTLKQEKELVAEGELLSTQIFHAYLVEEGVPSTLLPALEFMCIDADNEPEIQYTEQKLAELLPVHTDKQIIVTQGFICRNPRGEVDNLKRGGSDYTASLIGGAIRAEEIQIWTDIDGMHNNDPRIVKNTFPVRELTFDEAAELAYFGAKILHPSTITPARMFGVPVRLKNTMDPAAPGTLIADRTSSEVFKAIAAKDGITALYIHSTRMLNAYGFLRRIFEIFEKYKTPVDMITTSEVSVSVTIDNTERIQEITDELNTFCTLEEPDYDQTIICVVGNFSADNEGVAVRVFNAMKNIPIRMISYGGTESNLSLLVHGRYKAEALNALNDGLFSV, encoded by the coding sequence ATGCACGTCTGGAAATTTGGCGGCACGTCGGTCGGGAAGCCCGAGCGTATGCACTCCATCCGTACGCTGATCACCAGCGACGACACACGTAAAATCGTCGTTCTGTCGGCTTTGTCTGGCACAACCAACGCGCTACTGGCCATTGGCGAATCGCTGAAAGCGAACAATGATGCCGATGCCAACGCGAAAATTGACACCCTGAAAGCCCATTACGACAGCTTTCTGGATGAACTATATAAAACGACCGACGGTAAAGCGGCTGGCCAAAAGATCGTGGACAGTGAGTTTTCGTTTATCCGGTCATTAACCGGTGTCAAACCATTTACGCTCAAACAGGAAAAAGAGCTGGTGGCTGAAGGTGAATTGCTGAGCACACAGATTTTTCATGCGTATCTGGTCGAAGAAGGCGTTCCATCGACGCTATTACCAGCGCTGGAATTCATGTGCATCGACGCCGACAACGAGCCGGAAATTCAGTACACAGAGCAAAAATTAGCCGAATTATTGCCCGTACACACCGATAAACAGATTATTGTCACGCAGGGCTTCATTTGTCGGAATCCACGCGGTGAGGTAGATAACCTCAAGCGTGGTGGTTCAGATTATACAGCCTCGCTGATTGGCGGTGCGATTCGCGCGGAAGAAATCCAGATCTGGACCGATATCGACGGGATGCACAACAACGATCCCCGAATCGTTAAAAACACATTCCCCGTTCGCGAACTGACCTTCGACGAAGCGGCTGAACTGGCTTATTTCGGGGCTAAGATTCTGCACCCATCCACCATAACGCCCGCCCGGATGTTTGGTGTACCCGTTCGGTTGAAAAACACGATGGACCCCGCAGCTCCCGGTACGCTCATCGCCGACCGCACCTCAAGTGAAGTGTTCAAAGCGATTGCGGCTAAAGACGGCATCACAGCATTGTACATTCACTCGACCCGGATGCTAAATGCCTACGGATTCTTACGCCGTATTTTCGAGATTTTCGAGAAGTACAAAACGCCGGTCGATATGATAACGACTTCCGAAGTGTCGGTATCCGTGACAATTGACAATACCGAACGGATTCAGGAGATTACCGACGAACTGAACACCTTCTGTACGCTCGAAGAACCTGACTACGACCAGACGATCATTTGCGTGGTGGGTAATTTCAGTGCGGATAATGAGGGTGTAGCGGTTCGCGTATTCAACGCGATGAAAAACATCCCCATTCGGATGATTTCGTATGGCGGAACTGAAAGCAACCTGTCATTGCTCGTTCACGGTCGTTATAAAGCAGAAGCGTTGAATGCCTTGAACGACGGACTGTTTTCGGTGTAA
- a CDS encoding HEPN domain-containing protein, which produces MNDEKQALIAYRLECADEMMGDARSLVTEKRWKSAVNRLYYAVFQAVSALMIQESIRIKSHSGAKAMLELHFIKTGRIEKKWGKFYIDLSDNREESDYGAFVSFVEEDVLPLLPQTQEFIDVIKRLINQ; this is translated from the coding sequence ATGAACGATGAGAAACAAGCCCTTATCGCCTATCGTCTTGAATGTGCGGATGAGATGATGGGTGACGCCAGATCGCTTGTCACTGAAAAACGCTGGAAATCAGCCGTAAATCGTCTATACTACGCTGTCTTTCAGGCTGTGTCAGCATTAATGATTCAAGAGAGTATTCGTATAAAATCTCACTCCGGTGCTAAAGCGATGCTGGAATTACATTTTATCAAAACTGGGCGCATCGAAAAGAAGTGGGGTAAGTTTTATATCGATTTATCGGATAACCGGGAAGAAAGTGATTATGGTGCTTTTGTATCCTTCGTTGAAGAAGACGTCCTACCACTACTCCCACAAACTCAAGAATTTATTGACGTGATTAAACGTCTCATTAATCAGTAA
- the ribH gene encoding 6,7-dimethyl-8-ribityllumazine synthase, with protein sequence MASDLKNLSVFSTDELPDVSHHRFAILVSEWNTEVTEALFDGAYKTLLEHGAKPENVIRGNVPGSYELTLASQWFAQRDDIDAIIALGCVIQGETKHNDYINHAVAQGLTNVSLKTGKPVIFGVLTPNDQQQAIDRAGGKHGNKGDEAAITAIKMIGLQQQVYSKF encoded by the coding sequence ATGGCATCAGACTTAAAAAATCTTAGCGTCTTTTCAACAGACGAACTTCCCGACGTAAGCCACCACCGTTTTGCCATTCTGGTTTCGGAGTGGAATACGGAAGTGACCGAAGCCCTATTTGACGGTGCTTATAAGACGTTGCTTGAGCATGGGGCAAAACCAGAAAACGTTATTCGCGGCAATGTGCCGGGTAGTTACGAATTAACGTTAGCGTCGCAGTGGTTTGCCCAGCGCGATGATATCGACGCGATCATTGCGCTCGGCTGCGTCATTCAGGGCGAAACCAAACACAATGATTATATTAATCATGCCGTAGCACAGGGCTTGACGAATGTTAGTCTGAAAACCGGGAAGCCCGTTATTTTTGGCGTTCTGACGCCAAATGACCAACAACAGGCAATTGACCGGGCGGGCGGCAAACATGGGAATAAAGGCGACGAAGCAGCCATCACAGCCATCAAAATGATCGGCCTACAGCAACAGGTTTATAGTAAGTTCTAA
- a CDS encoding SNF2-related protein — MAERITYGKTWWGQQWLNALTSIDMANRLPRGKTYANKGAVQGLSISQNQISATIKGTAPRPYRSKLSVPLFTDNEKEALLTEINENPATLAQLLNRQLPPELMEFAEKKHIQLFPRSFRDLTMGCSCPDEAIPCKHLAAVIYTIANEIDRNPFLVFQLKGLDILAEIQKLQVGEVSNVLDTVLSFKDIGTDELPDDEDWRPDEKARANLDFATIPALADQLLDLLSTDVTFTKGDFHKSLARAYKLFSKPADTGKTLVAKDRPSIGVPAFSDSIELQLDEFMAVKKINMFSEHGEPRSISGFDLSDLIGWLDTLTEADWPEMSDSVRALYLTEQFSAALLRRGAVVPQLLRVGPAEEQYRVRWLPAMLNETVKKQTDLVATQLPPTLLTVRWQKDWLALPDEQQVLTLCSLFLRRVIKPATIELWERWPLEDADRLFFGVEIVRFEGFGRKEMPLAMQLWVNDFFLTHKRFVPILAVEDSELGDEFRLSLLIRDREAPTVKGTPTAPIPLTDLLTNKSVGIDPYKRIRMDVLQDLLVLARHFPDLAKLTKTGGPAFLAYSPEQFVKILLDTLPRMQLLGISLLLPKSLRHWVRPAAGGRLKAKVTANNAFMRLDDMLTFDWQVALGSEMVSVKEFQKLVGRTTGLVKIKDQYVLVDPDDLTKLYKQLENPPELTGTELLRAALSEEYKGGRLGLSTEVRELVKQFTESASQPLPDSLDATLRPYQQRGYDWLIKNTALGMGSLLADDMGLGKTLQVIALLLKFRQEGRFKKQKGLIVLPTTLLTNWQKEIARFAPELQARIYHGSNRKLPTERADEYDLILTTYGVIRSDLETFKKMTWAVVVIDEAQNIKNADTEQTKAVKSLKSPIRIAMSGTPVENRLSEFWSIMDFVNKGYLGGLTKFNEEFGKPIQQERDHQKLDQFRRITSPFLLRRVKTDKTIISDLPDKIENNQFCTLTAEQAALYESVVQESLRAIEEKDGIARRGLVLKLMTALKQIGNHPHQYLKKGNSAPALSGKATLLLSLLETIYANHEKVLIFTQYKEMGELLAQFIEQAFGMQPLFLHGGTSRPERDRMVEQFQRNRSDHTFILSLKAGGTGLNLTQANHVIHFDLWWNPAVESQATDRAFRIGQTKNVLVYRLMNQGTLEEKIDAMIRSKRELADLSVKTGETWLGDLSDNELKELVSLG; from the coding sequence ATGGCGGAACGAATCACGTATGGCAAAACCTGGTGGGGGCAACAATGGCTCAATGCCCTGACGAGCATTGATATGGCCAACCGATTGCCGCGCGGGAAAACCTACGCCAACAAAGGGGCGGTTCAGGGATTGTCCATTTCGCAGAACCAGATTAGTGCCACTATTAAAGGAACAGCGCCACGACCTTACCGGTCAAAACTGTCGGTACCCCTGTTTACCGACAACGAAAAAGAGGCTTTACTGACCGAAATAAACGAGAATCCGGCCACACTGGCTCAACTCCTTAATCGGCAACTGCCGCCCGAGTTAATGGAGTTTGCAGAGAAAAAGCACATTCAATTGTTTCCCCGATCTTTTCGGGATTTGACAATGGGCTGCTCCTGCCCCGACGAAGCCATTCCCTGCAAGCACCTCGCAGCCGTTATTTATACGATTGCCAATGAAATTGACCGAAATCCATTCCTGGTTTTTCAGTTAAAAGGGCTGGATATACTGGCCGAAATTCAGAAACTCCAGGTTGGCGAGGTGAGCAATGTTCTGGATACAGTTTTGTCCTTTAAAGACATCGGCACCGATGAGTTGCCCGACGACGAAGACTGGCGACCAGATGAAAAAGCACGGGCCAACCTGGACTTTGCCACCATTCCGGCCTTGGCCGATCAGTTACTGGATTTGCTGTCTACCGATGTGACATTCACAAAGGGCGACTTCCATAAATCGCTGGCCCGCGCCTACAAACTGTTCAGTAAGCCTGCCGATACGGGTAAAACGTTAGTTGCCAAAGACCGCCCGAGCATCGGGGTTCCGGCTTTCAGCGATAGCATCGAGTTACAACTCGATGAGTTTATGGCCGTAAAGAAAATCAATATGTTCAGCGAACATGGCGAACCACGGTCCATTAGCGGCTTCGACCTGAGTGATTTGATTGGCTGGCTCGATACCCTTACCGAAGCCGACTGGCCCGAAATGAGCGACTCGGTGCGGGCGTTATACCTCACAGAACAGTTCTCAGCGGCTCTGTTGCGTCGGGGTGCCGTCGTGCCGCAATTGCTGCGCGTGGGGCCTGCGGAGGAGCAATACCGGGTTCGGTGGCTTCCGGCCATGCTCAATGAAACGGTCAAAAAACAAACTGACCTGGTGGCTACCCAACTGCCGCCAACGTTGCTTACGGTGCGCTGGCAAAAAGACTGGCTGGCCCTGCCCGACGAGCAACAGGTATTAACGCTCTGCTCGTTGTTTCTGCGTCGCGTTATCAAACCCGCCACTATTGAACTTTGGGAACGCTGGCCCCTCGAAGATGCCGACCGGCTCTTCTTTGGTGTGGAAATCGTTCGATTTGAAGGTTTCGGCCGGAAAGAAATGCCGCTGGCCATGCAGCTTTGGGTCAATGATTTCTTTTTGACTCACAAACGATTTGTACCCATTCTGGCCGTTGAAGACAGTGAATTAGGCGATGAGTTCCGGCTGAGTTTACTAATTCGCGACCGCGAGGCACCCACCGTTAAGGGAACGCCTACAGCCCCCATTCCGCTGACGGACTTACTGACCAATAAGAGCGTGGGAATTGACCCGTACAAGCGTATTCGCATGGATGTTTTGCAGGATTTACTGGTCCTGGCTCGTCATTTTCCTGACCTCGCCAAGCTGACAAAAACCGGCGGCCCTGCATTTCTGGCCTATTCGCCCGAGCAGTTTGTAAAAATCCTGCTCGACACGCTGCCGCGCATGCAATTGCTTGGTATTTCCCTTTTACTACCCAAATCGCTCAGGCATTGGGTTCGCCCTGCGGCTGGCGGACGACTCAAGGCCAAAGTAACAGCCAATAATGCGTTTATGCGGCTGGACGACATGCTCACCTTCGATTGGCAGGTGGCGCTTGGCAGCGAAATGGTTAGTGTAAAAGAGTTTCAGAAGCTGGTTGGCCGAACAACAGGGCTGGTCAAAATCAAGGATCAATACGTGCTGGTCGATCCTGATGATCTGACCAAATTGTATAAGCAACTCGAAAATCCACCCGAATTGACGGGCACCGAACTGCTTCGGGCCGCTTTGTCGGAAGAGTACAAAGGAGGGCGATTAGGACTATCGACCGAAGTGCGGGAGTTGGTCAAACAGTTTACCGAAAGTGCATCTCAACCCCTACCCGATTCGCTCGATGCTACCCTCCGCCCCTATCAGCAACGGGGGTACGACTGGCTGATTAAAAACACGGCCCTCGGCATGGGTAGCCTGCTGGCCGATGACATGGGCCTGGGAAAAACGCTTCAGGTGATTGCGCTGCTGCTCAAATTTCGGCAGGAAGGTCGGTTCAAAAAACAGAAAGGGCTAATTGTTCTGCCAACGACCTTGCTAACTAACTGGCAGAAGGAAATTGCCCGTTTTGCCCCCGAATTACAGGCCCGCATTTACCACGGCTCGAACCGTAAACTACCTACCGAGCGGGCTGATGAGTACGACCTCATATTGACAACATACGGAGTCATTCGCAGTGATCTCGAAACGTTTAAAAAAATGACCTGGGCGGTTGTCGTTATTGACGAAGCGCAGAACATCAAAAACGCCGATACCGAACAGACGAAAGCCGTTAAATCCCTGAAATCTCCCATCCGGATTGCGATGAGTGGTACACCGGTCGAGAATCGGCTATCAGAGTTCTGGAGTATTATGGACTTTGTGAACAAGGGCTATCTGGGCGGATTAACCAAGTTCAACGAAGAGTTTGGCAAGCCCATTCAGCAGGAGCGCGACCACCAGAAACTCGATCAGTTCCGGCGCATAACAAGCCCGTTTTTGCTTCGTCGCGTTAAAACCGACAAAACGATTATCAGTGACCTGCCCGACAAAATTGAGAACAACCAGTTTTGTACACTCACCGCCGAGCAGGCAGCACTGTACGAAAGTGTGGTGCAGGAGAGCCTGCGGGCCATCGAAGAGAAAGACGGTATTGCCCGTCGGGGTCTGGTATTGAAACTCATGACAGCCCTTAAGCAGATTGGAAATCACCCGCATCAGTACCTGAAGAAAGGAAATTCGGCCCCGGCTCTTTCCGGCAAGGCTACCTTATTGCTCAGTCTGCTCGAAACCATTTACGCCAACCACGAGAAGGTGTTGATTTTTACGCAGTACAAAGAGATGGGCGAGTTGCTGGCTCAATTTATCGAACAGGCTTTCGGTATGCAACCGCTGTTTTTGCACGGCGGGACCTCGCGACCCGAACGCGACCGGATGGTGGAGCAATTTCAACGCAACCGAAGTGACCATACGTTTATTCTGTCGCTCAAGGCGGGTGGTACGGGCCTGAACCTGACCCAGGCGAACCATGTCATTCACTTCGATTTGTGGTGGAACCCGGCGGTAGAATCACAAGCCACCGACCGCGCCTTCCGTATTGGCCAGACCAAAAATGTGCTGGTCTACCGGCTCATGAATCAGGGAACACTGGAAGAGAAAATCGACGCCATGATCCGCTCCAAACGCGAACTGGCCGACCTCAGCGTCAAAACCGGCGAAACCTGGTTGGGGGATCTGAGTGATAATGAGTTGAAAGAGTTGGTAAGTTTGGGGTAA
- the serS gene encoding serine--tRNA ligase: protein MLQLNFIRENKDTVLAGLRKRNFTNAETVVNDVLTLDQNRRDTQRELDDVLAQSNAKASQIGALMKAGDKAAAEAAKAETAELKARSKDLGDSLRQVEVDLQAVLVTIPNIPHSSVPEGRTPEDNEVVLEHGDKPSLHEAAQPHWELIKKYDIIDFELGVKITGAGFPVYKGKGARIQRAMINFFLDEALKAGYVEVQPPILVNEDSGFGTGQLPDKEGQMYFATEDKLYLIPTAEVPITNIYRDVILNENQLPVKNVGYTPCFRREAGSWGAHVRGLNRLHQFDKVEIVRIEKPENSYAALEEMSQHVQGLLQKLELPYRLLRLCGGDMGFTSALTYDMEVWSAAQQRWLEVSSVSNFETYQANRLKLRSKLEGKMQLMHTLNGSALALPRILASILENNQTPQGIRIPKVLVPYCGFEMID, encoded by the coding sequence ATGCTGCAACTCAATTTTATCCGCGAAAATAAAGACACCGTTCTGGCTGGCCTTCGTAAACGAAACTTTACCAATGCCGAAACGGTGGTCAACGACGTACTAACACTTGACCAGAATCGGCGTGATACCCAGCGTGAGCTTGACGATGTATTGGCGCAATCCAACGCAAAAGCGAGCCAGATTGGAGCCCTCATGAAAGCTGGCGATAAAGCCGCTGCCGAAGCCGCTAAAGCCGAAACCGCTGAGTTGAAAGCTCGTTCGAAAGACCTTGGTGATAGCCTTCGTCAGGTTGAAGTTGATTTGCAGGCTGTTCTCGTTACGATACCCAATATTCCGCACAGCAGCGTTCCCGAAGGCCGTACGCCCGAGGATAACGAAGTTGTGCTGGAACATGGCGACAAGCCATCGCTTCATGAAGCAGCACAACCGCACTGGGAACTGATCAAGAAGTATGACATCATCGACTTTGAGTTAGGCGTTAAGATTACAGGTGCGGGCTTTCCTGTCTACAAAGGCAAGGGTGCCCGGATTCAGCGGGCGATGATCAATTTCTTTCTCGATGAAGCCCTGAAAGCGGGTTATGTTGAAGTACAGCCGCCTATTCTGGTCAATGAAGATTCGGGCTTTGGCACCGGGCAGCTTCCTGATAAAGAGGGGCAGATGTATTTCGCCACGGAAGATAAACTGTACCTGATTCCAACCGCCGAGGTCCCCATCACGAATATTTACCGGGATGTGATTCTGAACGAAAATCAGTTGCCGGTGAAAAACGTTGGCTACACACCCTGTTTCCGTCGGGAAGCGGGTTCGTGGGGGGCGCACGTTCGCGGATTGAACCGTTTGCACCAATTCGATAAGGTTGAAATTGTTCGCATTGAAAAACCCGAAAACTCGTATGCGGCTCTCGAAGAAATGAGCCAGCACGTACAGGGGTTGTTACAAAAGCTGGAGCTTCCTTACCGCCTGTTAAGGCTTTGCGGGGGCGATATGGGCTTTACATCGGCCCTTACCTATGATATGGAAGTCTGGTCGGCGGCACAACAACGCTGGCTGGAAGTCAGCTCGGTGTCGAACTTTGAAACCTATCAGGCCAACCGCCTTAAATTGCGGAGCAAATTAGAGGGAAAGATGCAGCTTATGCACACGCTAAACGGCTCTGCTCTGGCGCTACCCCGTATTTTAGCCTCTATTCTGGAGAATAACCAAACACCACAAGGCATCAGGATTCCAAAGGTACTGGTGCCTTATTGCGGGTTTGAGATGATTGATTAG